In one Arachis duranensis cultivar V14167 chromosome 9, aradu.V14167.gnm2.J7QH, whole genome shotgun sequence genomic region, the following are encoded:
- the LOC107467496 gene encoding lamin-like protein — translation MMKMKMLHYYYSLCAMLLLVISGTTVVTATDHIVGANRGWNPGMNYTLWANNHTFYVGDLISFRYQKTQYNVFEVNQTGYDNCTTDSAVGNWSSGKDFIPLNKAKRYYFICGNGQCFNGMKVSVLVHPLPPPPSAAVAAEHSTKSASPPPVLLDWGLYSLMVSIVLHFYFGLDRIGLDLVN, via the exons atgatgaagatgaagatgctCCATTATTACTACTCATTGTGTGCAATGTTGCTTCTTGTGATTTCAGGCACCACTGTGGTCACAGCCACAGACCACATTGTTGGTGCAAACCGTGGCTGGAACCCTGGCATGAACTACACTCTTTGGGCCAATAACCACACTTTCTATGTTGGTGACCTCATTT CATTTAGGTACCAGAAGACACAGTACAATGTGTTTGAAGTGAACCAAACTGGCTATGATAACTGCACTACAGATAGTGCTGTTGGGAATTGGAGCAGTGGCAAGGATTTCATACCCTTAAATAAGGCCAAGAGATACTACTTTATTTGTGGCAATGGACAATGTTTCAATGGGATGAAGGTCTCTGTTCTTGTTCATCCTCTTCCGCCTCCTCCTTCGGCCGCCGTGGCGGCCGAACATTCAACAAAGTCAGCTTCTCCTCCTCCTGTGCTCTTGGACTGGGGACTCTACTCTTTAATGGTGTCTattgttttacatttttattttggtttagatcggattggattggatttagttaattaa
- the LOC107467495 gene encoding probable polyamine transporter At1g31830, with protein MSHEMESNGSIEYVALGGEGSSVNLEKFQKVPIIPLIFLIFYEVSGGPFGVEDTVRAAGPLLALIGFLVFPFIWSVPEALITAEMGTMFPENGGYVVWVSSALGPYWGFQLGWMKWLSGVIDNALYPVLFLDYLKSAIPALESGFPRIIAVLILTLALTYMNYRGLTIVGWIAIFLGIFSLLPFMVMGVIAVPRLKPRRWIMVDLKNVNWGLYLNTLFWNLNYWDSISTLAGEVDDPEKTLPRALFYAVLLVVFGYLFPLLIGSGAVPVNPELWSDGYFSEVARLIGGVWLRIWVQAASALSNMGMFMAEMSSDSFQLLGMAERGMLPEFFAKRSSFGTPLIGILFSASGVILLSWLSFQEIVAAENFLYCFGMLMELVAFVKLRMKFPTLNRPYKVPVGSKGAILMCLVPSLLIFVVLAFTTFKVFVISISAVMVGLVLRPCLKYVEHKRWLEFSVNSDLPDIQTTLY; from the coding sequence ATGTCACATGAAATGGAGTCCAATGGTTCTATTGAATATGTAGCTCTAGGAGGAGAAGGTTCCAGTGTAAATCTAGAGAAGTTCCAGAAGGTTCCAATCATACCACTaatcttcttgatcttctatgAGGTATCAGGTGGACCCTTTGGTGTGGAAGACACAGTAAGAGCAGCTGGTCCATTGTTAGCACTCATTGGTTTCTTGGTGTTCCCATTTATATGGAGTGTTCCTGAGGCACTAATCACTGCAGAAATGGGAACAATGTTTCCAGAAAATGGTGGCTATGTAGTTTGGGTTTCATCTGCATTGGGTCCTTATTGGGGTTTCCAATTGGGTTGGATGAAATGGCTAAGTGGTGTCATTGACAATGCTTTATACCCAGTTTTGTTCTTGGATTATCTCAAATCAGCTATTCCAGCTTTGGAATCTGGTTTTCCAAGAATCATAGCAGTGTTAATCTTGACTTTAGCACTCACTTACATGAACTATAGAGGTTTAACAATTGTGGGTTGGATTGCTATATTTCTCGGAATCTTTTCGCTGCTTCCTTTCATGGTTATGGGAGTTATAGCAGTTCCAAGATTGAAGCCAAGAAGGTGGATCATGGTGGATTTGAAGAATGTgaattggggtttgtacttgaaCACATTGTTCTGGAATTTGAACTATTGGGACTCAATTAGTACTTTGGCAGGAGAAGTGGATGATCCTGAAAAAACTCTCCCAAGAGCACTATTCTATGCTGTGTTGTTGGTTGTGTTTGGATACCTTTTTCCTCTTTTGATTGGTTCCGGCGCCGTTCCGGTGAACCCCGAGTTATGGTCCGATGGTTACTTCTCGGAAGTTGCAAGATTGATTGGAGGAGTTTGGTTGAGAATTTGGGTGCAAGCAGCATCTGCATTGTCAAATATGGGAATGTTTATGGCTGAGATGAGTAGTGACTCATTCCAGCTTCTTGGGATGGCAGAAAGGGGAATGCTTCCTGAGTTCTTTGCAAAAAGATCAAGTTTTGGGACACCCCTTATTGGGATTCTGTTCTCAGCTTCTGGGGTGATCTTGCTTTCATGGTTGAGCTTCCAAGAAATTGTTGCTGCTGAGAACTTCTTGTACTGTTTTGGCATGCTTATGGAGCTTGTTGCATTTGTGAAGTTGAGGATGAAGTTTCCAACTCTCAATAGGCCTTATAAGGTGCCTGTTGGGAGTAAAGGAGCaattttgatgtgtttggtGCCATCATTGCTAATATTTGTGGTTTTGgcattcacaacattcaaggTTTTTGTTATCAGCATTTCAGCTGTGATGGTAGGGCTTGTGTTGAGGCCTTGTTTGAAATATGTGGAGCACAAAAGATGGCTTGAATTCTCTGTTAATTCTGATCTTCCAGATATTCAAACCACCTTATACTAG
- the LOC107467494 gene encoding pentatricopeptide repeat-containing protein At4g35130, chloroplastic, translating to MGGLCHHHHHTIFLSSTNTTPPVHHKRSKKPTTAFAHSHNHSRASSSSSLSRLSRALVDTVSSGSMQYAHSLFDKMSHSNTFHWNLMIRGYTDNGFFLHALNLYLTMRFQGVPADHFTYPFVLKACGGLLDFREGEKVHGSLFKMSLAEDLYVCNSLIGMYGKFGHIDSAVKVFEEMPLPDLVSWNSVVGAYLMVQQYFTSLKWFGTMLQAGIRPNKFSLINALEACSHCFYNLWGREVHCYALKMGFESDIMIQTSLLDMYSKCRLLSYAERIFDNISSRNIVAWNAMISAYALNGQPIQAFDSLENILKDDKLAVDNVTLINLLPSCAQLGAVLQGKTIHGLAIRKGFLPHPVLETALLDMYGEFGILKLAEVTFDQMMDKNLITWNAMIAAYVQNDWYRKALKLFEELLSGYLKPDTVTIASILPAYANLASLRECRQIHGYILKLNFHLNNFVSNSIMYMYASCGDLALACRIFREMACRDIISWNTIIMAYAIHGMGRMSIELFSEMKSRGIEPNDSTFVSLLSACSNSGLVKEGWAYYNSMKLDYGIEPKIEHYGCMLDLIGRTGNLDQALSFIEEMPLLPTARIWGSLLNASRNKGNIELAELAAERILSIKHDNTGCYILLSNMYAEAGRWEKVEHIKSIMKKKGLEKTLPCSTVETKFRLHRFTNKQRSHDESAMVYEVLDIISRNMDHGKCIHSATKFKPSELASKKANSPENHSVRLAICFGLISTKLGDPVLVRKNTRICEDCHVAAKRISHITRREIIVGDPKVFHHFRDGYCSCGDYW from the coding sequence ATGGGTGGCTTGtgtcaccatcatcatcacaCCATTTTCCTCAGCTCCACCAACACCACTCCCCCTGTTCACCATAAACGCTCCAAGAAACCCACCACCGCCTTTGCTCACTCCCACAACCATTCTAGagcttcatcatcttcttctttgtcTCGGCTTTCAAGGGCTCTAGTTGATACTGTGTCATCTGGGTCTATGCAATATGCACACTCCCTGTTCGACAAAATGTCTCACTCAAACACCTTTCATTGGAACCTCATGATAAGAGGCTATACGGATAACGGCTTCTTTCTACATGCTCTCAACTTGTATCTCACAATGCGCTTTCAAGGAGTTCCCGCCGATCATTTTACATACCCTTTTGTCCTCAAAGCTTGTGGTGGCTTGTTGGATTTCCGAGAAGGCGAAAAGGTTCATGGGAGCTTGTTTAAAATGAGTTTGGCCGAGGATCTTTATGTTTGCAATTCACTCATTGGGATGTATGGCAAGTTTGGTCACATTGATTCTGCAGTCAAGGTGTTTGAGGAAATGCCTCTTCCCGACTTGGTTTCTTGGAACTCAGTGGTTGGCGCGTATTTGATGGTCCAACAATATTTCACCTCTTTGAAGTGGTTTGGGACGATGCTCCAGGCTGGGATTCGCCCCAATAAGTTCAGCTTAATCAATGCGCTGGAGGCATGTTCTCactgtttttataatttatggGGAAGAGAAGTGCATTGCTATGCGCTCAAGATGGGTTTTGAATCAGATATTATGATCCAGACATCACTTCTTGACATGTACAGCAAGTGTAGGTTGTTAAGTTATGCAGAGAGGATTTTCGATAATATATCTTCGAGGAACATTGTTGCTTGGAATGCAATGATTAGTGCTTATGCTCTGAACGGTCAACCAATTCAGGCTTTTGATTCTTTGGAGAATATACTCAAGGATGATAAATTGGCTGTTGATAATGTCACACTCATAAACCTGCTTCCTTCCTGTGCACAACTAGGAGCTGTTTTGCAGGGTAAGACTATCCATGGACTTGCCATAAGGAAAGGCTTTCTACCTCATCCGGTATTGGAAACAGCTCTGCTCGACATGTATGGCGAGTTTGGAATACTGAAGTTGGCAGAGGTAACCTTCGATCAAATGATGGATAAGAACTTGATAACATGGAATGCCATGATTGCTGCATATGTGCAGAATGATTGGTACAGGAAGGCCTTAAAGCTATTTGAAGAACTTTTGAGTGGGTATCTTAAACCGGATACAGTTACTATCGCAAGCATCCTTCCTGCCTATGCAAATTTAGCATCATTAAGGGAGTGCAGACAAATTCATGGTTATATcttgaaattgaattttcacttgaataattttgtttcaaattcaattatgtATATGTATGCAAGTTGTGGAGATCTAGCGTTAGCATGCAGGATTTTTCGTGAAATGGCTTGTAGAGATATAATATCATGGAACACTATCATAATGGCTTATGCAATTCATGGTATGGGGAGAATGTCTATTGAACTATTTTCCGAGATGAAGAGTAGAGGAATTGAGCCTAATGATAGCACCTTTGTTTCCTTGTTATCTGCTTGTAGCAATTCTGGCCTGGTAAAAGAAGGCTGGGCATACTACAACTCGATGAAATTAGACTACGGAATAGAGCCTAAAATAGAGCATTATGGATGTATGCTTGATCTTATTGGTAGAACTGGCAACTTGGATCAAGCCCTGAGTTTTATAGAAGAAATGCCACTGTTGCCTACAGCACGCATATGGGGATCACTGCTAAATGCTAGCAGAAACAAAGGAAACATAGAATTGGCTGAACTCGCTGCCGAAAGGATATTGTCAATAAAGCATGACAATACTGGATGTTACATCTTGCTTTCAAACATGTATGCTGAAGCTGGGAGATGGGAGAAGGTGGAACACATAAAGTCTATTATGAAGAAAAAAGGATTAGAAAAAACCCTGCCTTGCAGCACAGTTGAAACCAAATTTAGGCTGCACAGGTTTACTAATAAACAGAGATCTCATGATGAATCAGCAATGGTTTATGAAGTTCTAGATATCATTTCAAGGAACATGGATCATGGAAAATGCATCCATAGTGCTACAAAATTCAAGCCATCAGAGTTGGCTAGTAAAAAGGCAAACTCGCCTGAGAACCACAGTGTACGATTGGCCATATGTTTTGGACTCATCTCCACGAAACTTGGAGATCCTGTTCTTGTAAGAAAAAACACAAGAATATGTGAAGATTGTCATGTTGCTGCAAAGAGGATCTCTCATATAACTAGAAGAGAAATTATAGTGGGAGACCCCAAAGTCTTCCACCACTTCAGAGATGGCTACTGCTCCTGTGGTGACTACTGGTAA